The nucleotide window AGCCGGCATGGGCGCGGAATGCTCGTGAACACAATCGCCCGCCGCTTGAGCGATATCGCAAGAATCCCGACGATATCCAGCAATCAGCGGGCGATGGTGTTCGCGAGGTTCCCGCCTCGACACGATCACACTGCGGTTCTACGGCGACCGATGGAAGACTGACGGCGTGGTGAGTGTCTTCGATCTGTTGAGCATCGGCATCGGGCCGTCGAGTTCGCACACGGTCGGGCCGATGCGCGCTGCGGGCCGGTTCGTTCGAGAACTCGCCGACTCCGACCAGCTGCATCGGGTCGATCGGGTGCAGGCACAGCTGTTCGGGTCCTTGGGCGCCACCGGTCACGGGCATGGCAGCGAGAACGCGGTGTTGTGGGGGCTTGAGGGCGAGGATCCGGAATCGGTAGACACCGACACCGCTCCGGCCCGGGCCGAGAAGATCCGCAGCACCCGTCGGATCCGCCTCGACGGCAGCCGCGAGATCGACTTCGATCCCGACGTCGACCTGGTGCTGCATCGCCGCAAGTCCCTGCCGTTCCACCCCAACGGGATGACCTTCACCGCCTGGACCGGGCGCGCCGGCGAGCAGCCGCAACTCGTCACCGAACGCACCTACTACTCCATCGGCGGCGGTTTCGTGCTGGCAGACGACGGCTCCGGACAGCCCGAGCTGCGGCCCGATCCGACGCCAATGCCCTACCCGTTCCGGACGGCCGCGGAGTTGTTGGCGATCTGCGCCCGGGAAGGGCTGCGGATCAGCGACGTCGCACTGGCCAACGAGTGCGCTCGCCTGCCCGAGACCGAGATCCGGGCCGGGCTGCTGCGGATCTGGCGGGTGATGGCCGACTGCGTACGGCACGGCTGCGACACTCCGGGCGTGCTGCCGGGCGGTCTGAAGGTACGCCGCCGCTCTCACGAGCTGCAGGAACAATTGCTCCGCACCGCCAGCACCGAGCGTCCGGTGAACGCCGATCCGCTGGCCGCGATGGACTGGGTGACGCTGTGGGCGCTGGCGGTGAACGAGGAGAACGCCGCCGGCGGCCGGGTCGTCACCGCGCCGACCAACGGAGCTGCCGGCATCATCCCGGCGGTGCTGCACTACGCCGTACGGTTCGTGCCCGGCACCGACGACGACGCAATCGTCCGGTTCCTGCTGACGGCCGGTGCGATCGGCGCGATCTACCAGCAGACCGGTTCCATCTCCGGTGCCCAGGTGGGCTGCCAGGGCGAGGTCGGCACCGCCTGCTCGATGGCCGCCGGGGCCCTGGCCGAGCTGCTCGGCGGCACCGTCGACCAGGTCGAGAACGCGGCCGAAATCGGCATGGAACACCACCTCGGGCTGACCTGCGATCCGGTCGGCGGACTGGTCCAGATCCCTTGTATAGAACGAAATGCGGTCGCCTCGGTGAAGGCGATCACCGCGGCTCGGCTGGCCCTGCACGGCGACGGTCAGCACACCGTCAGCCTGGACAAGGTGATCAAGACCATGATGGAGACCGGCCGGGACATGAAGATCAAATACAAGGAGACCGCGCGCGGCGGGCTGGCCGTCAACATCGTCGAGTGCTGAGCAGGCGCACGGATACCGTTTTCCGCAACATCCCGGCCCGGGCTTGTCCCGCCGGGATCGGCATGTAAAGCTTGCGCCACCAATTTCTGTTCCACTACGGATCGTCGGGCACGTACCTGCCCGTGGAGAGGAAGTGCGGCATGGCTGCCGTTGCTTACAACGACGCAACTCGGATCTACCCGGGTGGCGATCGCCCCGCCGTCGACAAGCTGAATCTCGAGATCGGCGACGGCGAGTTCATGGTTCTGGTCGGCCCCTCCGGCTGTGGCAAGTCCACCTCGTTGCGGATGCTGGCCGGCCTGGAAGAGGTCAACTCGGGCTCCATCACCATCGGCGATCGGGACGTCACCGACCTCCCGCCGAAGGATCGCGACATCGCGATGGTGTTCCAGAACTACGCGCTGTACCCGCACATGACCGTCGCCGACAACATGGGCTTCGCGCTGAAGATGGCCAACGTGCCGAAGGCCGAGCGTCAGCAGCGTGTGCTCGATGCGGCCAAGCTGCTGGGCCTGGAGGAGTTCCTCAACCGCAAGCCGAAGGCCCTGTCCGGCGGTCAGCGCCAGCGGGTTGCGATGGGCCGTGCGATCGTCCGCCAGCCGCAGGTCTTCCTGATGGACGAGCCGCTGTCCAACCTGGACGCCAAGCTCCGCGTCTCCACCCGTACTCAGATCGGCGCCCTGCAGGCCCGGCTGGGTGTCACCACCGTGTACGTGACCCACGACCAGATCGAGGCCATGACCATGGGCGACCGGGTGGCCGTGATGCGCGACGGTCTGCTGCAGCAGTGCGACAGCCCGCTGTCCCTCTACGACAAGCCCGCCAACCTGTTCGTGGCCGGCTTCATCGGTTCGCCCGCGATGAACCTGATCGAGGGCACCGCGACCGAGGGCGGCATCAAGATCGCCGACGTCACCGTGCCGGTTTCCCGTGAGGTGCTGGCCAAGGCCGGCAACGAGAAGAACCTCACCCTGGGCGTCCGGCCGGAGAACTTCGCGATCGCCGATCAGGGCATCCCGCTGGACGTGGTGATGGTCGAGGAGCTCGGCGCCGACAGCTACCTCTACGGCACCCTCAGCGGCGCCGGCGAGAGCGAGATCACCGGTCATCAGTACATCGCCCGCATCCCCGCCCGGCAGGCGCCGGGCCGCGGCAACACCGTACGGCTGACCGCCGATCCGGAGCACCTGCACGTGTTCTCCACCGCCTCCGGAGAGCGCATCTCGGACTGATCCGAGACCGTCTCGACCGAGGCCGAGAAACACTCAGCCTGCGAGCCCCCGGCGCCTTGCGCGTCCGGGGGCTTTCGGGTTTCGATGGACCGTTCGCTCCCGCCACACCCGACTGATTGAGGACCACCGGTGCCCCGCTTCCTGTCCGCACGGCCTGACGCCCGGCTGATCACCCTGCCCTGGGAAACGCCCCTGGAGGCGTGGCCGCTGGACAACCTGGTCGCCCTGCCCCGCGGCATCTCCCGGCACGTGGTCCGCTTCATCAAGGTCGGCCAGGACATCTACGCCGCCAAAGAGGTCGTCGAGCATCTGGCCCGGCACGAGTACGAGTTGCTCCGCGACCTGAACCGGCTGGACACCCCGTCGGTCGAGCCGGTCGGCGTGGTCACCGAACGGTTCGCCCCCGACGGCACCCCGCTGGACCCGATCCTGCTCACCAGACACCTGCAGTTCTCGCTGCCGTACCGCTCGCTGTTCAACCGCGGCGTCCGACTGGACACGGTGAATCGGCTGGTCGACGCGATGGTGGTGCTGCTCGCCCGGCTGCACCTCGTGGGCTTCCTGTGGGGCGACGTGTCGCTGTCCAACACGCTCTTCCGCCGCGACGCCGGCTCGTTCGCCGCCTACCTGGTGGACGCCGAGACCGGCGAGCTGCACGACGAACTGTCCGACGGGCAGCGCGAACACGACCTGTCCATCGCCCGGACCAACCTGTTCGGCGAATTCCTCGACGTCGAGGCTGGCGGGCTGCTGGACGAGGCGCTCGACCCGCAGACGCTGGTGGAGAGCATCGAGAACCGCTACCGCGAGCTGTGGGCCGAACTGACCGAGGTGGAGGAGTTCGACGGCAGCGAGATGCACCGGATCGAGAGCCGGGTGCGCCGGTTGAACGCGCTCGGCTTCGACGTGGCCGAGCTGGACATCACCACCGACTTCGCCGGTTCCACCGTCCGGAT belongs to Microlunatus elymi and includes:
- a CDS encoding L-serine ammonia-lyase, which produces MSVFDLLSIGIGPSSSHTVGPMRAAGRFVRELADSDQLHRVDRVQAQLFGSLGATGHGHGSENAVLWGLEGEDPESVDTDTAPARAEKIRSTRRIRLDGSREIDFDPDVDLVLHRRKSLPFHPNGMTFTAWTGRAGEQPQLVTERTYYSIGGGFVLADDGSGQPELRPDPTPMPYPFRTAAELLAICAREGLRISDVALANECARLPETEIRAGLLRIWRVMADCVRHGCDTPGVLPGGLKVRRRSHELQEQLLRTASTERPVNADPLAAMDWVTLWALAVNEENAAGGRVVTAPTNGAAGIIPAVLHYAVRFVPGTDDDAIVRFLLTAGAIGAIYQQTGSISGAQVGCQGEVGTACSMAAGALAELLGGTVDQVENAAEIGMEHHLGLTCDPVGGLVQIPCIERNAVASVKAITAARLALHGDGQHTVSLDKVIKTMMETGRDMKIKYKETARGGLAVNIVEC
- a CDS encoding ABC transporter ATP-binding protein, whose protein sequence is MAAVAYNDATRIYPGGDRPAVDKLNLEIGDGEFMVLVGPSGCGKSTSLRMLAGLEEVNSGSITIGDRDVTDLPPKDRDIAMVFQNYALYPHMTVADNMGFALKMANVPKAERQQRVLDAAKLLGLEEFLNRKPKALSGGQRQRVAMGRAIVRQPQVFLMDEPLSNLDAKLRVSTRTQIGALQARLGVTTVYVTHDQIEAMTMGDRVAVMRDGLLQQCDSPLSLYDKPANLFVAGFIGSPAMNLIEGTATEGGIKIADVTVPVSREVLAKAGNEKNLTLGVRPENFAIADQGIPLDVVMVEELGADSYLYGTLSGAGESEITGHQYIARIPARQAPGRGNTVRLTADPEHLHVFSTASGERISD
- a CDS encoding DUF4032 domain-containing protein, coding for MPRFLSARPDARLITLPWETPLEAWPLDNLVALPRGISRHVVRFIKVGQDIYAAKEVVEHLARHEYELLRDLNRLDTPSVEPVGVVTERFAPDGTPLDPILLTRHLQFSLPYRSLFNRGVRLDTVNRLVDAMVVLLARLHLVGFLWGDVSLSNTLFRRDAGSFAAYLVDAETGELHDELSDGQREHDLSIARTNLFGEFLDVEAGGLLDEALDPQTLVESIENRYRELWAELTEVEEFDGSEMHRIESRVRRLNALGFDVAELDITTDFAGSTVRIQPKVVDAGHHTRRLLRLTGLDVEENQARRLLNDLDYFRAQTDQQNADEAIVAHQWLQQRFEPVIDQVPSDLRGKLEPAQFYHEVLEHRWFESERAGREIPMIEAAKSYVRTVLRNLPDEQVEVPGRAELAELANPYDPSQGYADEEDEEKPYDPWEDDDLGPDAGVSAAPDFLDIEALRQKARKHS